acacacacacacacacacacacacacacacacacacacacacacacacacacacacacacacacatacactatcacacacacaaacaacacacacataatACAGTACATGAACAATAGCCCTGATACACAGCACATATATAAAACAAATTGAAATACAACCATAAACAACACAATAACAAACATATCTATGTAGACAGTAGCTAACTAAACGTATTACTCAGAACcgtctgaggtgtgtgtgtgtgtgtgtgtgtgtgtgtgtgtgtgtgtgtatattgtttGTGTTTGCCTATTTTTTCTTTTTGTCATTATTTTAAACTTTTTTCAATTGCTTTTCTTTTTGTcaattatttttttacttatttattcatttatttttatgagtgagagagagagtgattgagAAGTGAGAGGTGGCTGGAGATGTCCATTTCCATTGTGCCACAACTGAGGTTAGCTGGCTTGGCTTGACACCTGACAACTGAGCAGAGGTTTGAGGGAAGGCCTACACTTACTTATCTATCTATTTTTACATTTCTCAAGaatctttctctctgtttttctgtgtGCGGTGAAGAGGTGTGATCTCAGAGTGGAGTAAAGGGGTTTGTTAGGACTGTAGTCATAGAGAAAGTCACTTGTCTGTGGGGACAGAATGGAGCACACCTTGCTCTGTTTGCTGCTATGTAAGTACTGAGTTAGTGGGTTTGTTAATGAACACTAATTACCTGATTTACTAAGAATTTAAAGGAAAAGGGAATAAGACATTAATCAAAATGAAGACAGTTTCATGCTTTAGGTTTGTTTTTGGTGTTTTATCCCTTATTGAGAAAATATTAGTACATGGCACTCAAAGAAAGTGACCACCCTACATTGATGTTGCATCTCTGTAAGAACCTGAGCTTGTATAGCCGATGCCATGCAGACCTGGTTAGTGTGGTGGTGTGCACTTAACCAAGTCATTACTCAGGAACTAAAGAGTGGTGTTAACTCAATGGTTGCAAAATGTGTTGTCAATGACAATGAATATAAAATGCAATATTTGTTGGATGTGTTGTATAATCAAGTTGTGATTATTGTAAACGGTTGAGGGTTCCTTCGCTACAGTTATAGTAAACTGTGTTTAGAGATTAATGCGTGGTGTTTTGGTGTTTTTGGTCTCTGTACACTCTCTGTGTGCAGAACATGGGAAGTCAGCGGCCATTTAAAGCTGCCGTCCGTAATTCAATCTACCACAAAATGGCCACCCTGACACTTTTTAAGGTATATGGCTGGGATGGGAATAAGGAAATTCATCCATCTACATTGTTTACAATAATTGTCATAAAATAACCATATATTTCGGTTTATGATGGGATCAGACAGTTTTGAGGGAATTAAAAGTTATACTCTTCAAGAATAAATGCCTACGACTAATTTAATGATAAAAAATGTGTATAGAAATCATAGATTGCACCTTTAAAATAAAGTACAGAATGGATTTGGTAATCAGTAACATGATTATGGcatgttattatttatttcaagTTAATATTGAAGCAATGTGACTTTCTTTGTTGTAGTGCTGAGTACACACATCTACTCTGGACACTCTGAAGATGATGATGGTACATATTTGAACACTTGATCAAACCTCAAACTCTTAATGCTtcatcaaatgttttatttgtgaTTTTTAAAGCTTCTTTTGACGAGACATATTTTTAGTTTTGAGTGTCTCAAAAAAATAATTGTATCATGCTGGTTTTATTTTGTGCAGGAAAGGCAAAGGCTGTTCTGACCATATACCCCACATCCTCCCAGATATTCAGTGGAGAGTCTGTCACTCTCAGATGTAACATACAGAGGGGAGAAGTCACTGACTGGGAATACACATGGCGCAAGGATGATGTAGACACAATCAGTAGGAATCATGAATATGAGATCAGTGAGGTTAATATTTCAGACAATGGTAACTACTGGTGTCTGGGTAAACATATTGATCAGAAGAAGCATTCTGAGTGGAGTGATGCAGTCAGACTAACGGTAACAGGTATATCATCTTATCTCTCAAGTGCCTCCATGCCCATAACCACTTGACATAGATACATCTCTCTACATTAGTGTCACTGGTGAGCTCACTATTAATCTTCAATCACTATCTGGACTTTATGAATTTTGTGAGGGTTAATCTAAATACAGATATACTGTTTACACTATACATTTTAACTGAATAGAGTCAACATACCCCTATTTAAAATAAACTTTAATCAAAACTTAAATGCAACAGCAAAATTATTTAAAATGACCAAGCATGAATCCAGATGTTTTGATATTCTGCTCTCTGTTTTCTTAGCTCTTCCTGAAACTACACTGACCGTAAATCCAGACCCTGCATACAATGGAGAGACAGTAACTCTGACGTGTTCAGTGGGATCTGACAGTGGCTGGAGCTATACATGGTACAAAGACAACAGTAACAAAGTAGTGACCTTGTCTAGCAGACACACTACAACAGAAGCCACCTTCACCATCAGTAGAGCTGCTGAGTCTGACCAGGGTCTCTACTGGTGTCAGGGAGAGATCCAGTCCAGATCCATATCATCAATCATCAGGGATCCTGTCACTATCACTGTGAAAggtgagttacttgatgtgttTTTTTAATCAAACAAATGGACACTATTTATATTGAGTCAAttatgtaaatgtggtctgtgtgTCAGTATGAATGGACAAATGCATAGTTACAGTACTACCTACAGAAGTAAGATCATACGTTGGAAAGATTTGTGCTCTGACTGCACTGGACTTTTATAGTAAGAAAACGTTCCAACAACAACTAAATCTTTGGATGTTGCTAAGCATGTATCCAGATCTTTAAATCATGCTCTTTTCTCACAGCCCTGCCCAAAGCTACACTGACCATAACACCAAACCCTGCATACAATGGAGAGACAGTAACTCTGACGTGTTCCGTGGGGTCTGACAGTGGCTGGAGGTATACATGGTACAAAGACAACACTAAGAAAGTAGTGACCTTGTCTGGCAGACACACTACAACAGGAGCCACCTTCACCATCAGTAGAGCTGCTGAGTCGGACCAGGGTCTCTACTGGTGTCAGGGAGAGATCCAGTCCAGACCCATATCATCAATCATCAGTGATCCTGTCACTATCACtgtgaaaggtgtgtgtgtgtgtgtgtgtgtgtgtgtgtgtgtgtgtgtgtgtgtgtgtgtgtgtgtgtgtgtgtgtgtgtgtgtgtgtgtgtgtgtgtgtgtgtgtgtgtgtgtgtgtgtgtgtgtgtgtggacatcaCTGTATATGTCAGTATTCTGATAGATATTGGTAAGTCAGACAGTTCAGAGTGCATACTGTATGTTCAGAAATGACAACTTATGATATGGTCATGTTGTGATGAATGCTGATCAACATTATTTTACATTCTAAGGTGTGTGAtaatgtttattttctgtgttgtgtctgtgcaGAGAGACCTGTGGCTGTTCTGACCCTCCAACCCAACTGGTCCCAGATATTCAGTGGGGAGACTGTCACTCTCAGATGTGACATACAGGGGGGAGAAGAGATTGAGTATGCGTTTTATAACCGTGGGAAGTCGGTCTACACCAAAACAGAGCCTGAGTACAGAATCAGTCCTGCAAAAAATGGTCTATATACCTGTGAAGGTCTTCAGAAAACAAATGGCTTAAAACACTCCCAGACAAGTAATGCTATACAATTGACAGTGTTAGGTAAGTCTGTTTTTATGGGATTGCAAGAGAAAGACAGAAGGGATGAGGTCAAATAGCAGACAGTGGTTTCAATGATgaaacaaaactatagtttgatttTGGGGTGAGGTACAATACAATAAAAACAAAATGGGTAAACATTTTAAAGACTGAACATTTGATTTGTGTCATTTCCTTCATAACAGATAAACCCCAAGCTGTCCTGAGTGTCTCTCCTCAGTGGCTGAACCCTGGAGACTCAGTTACTCTGAGCTGTGGGGTTAAAGAGTCATCTACAGGCTGGAGGTTCTTCTGGTACCGAACTGTTCCCTACACAGCTGGGTTACTCTCCCTATCAGACAGGTCCTACTCTGTAGAGCCTCTATCTGGCAGTGGGACTAGTGAAGACTCCTACACTCTGATCCCTGCTGGTCCTAGTCACACAGGAGGATATGTGTGTAGAGCTGGGAGAGGAGACCCAGTCTATGACACACTGTACAGTGAACCTCAGTTTCTCTGGTCAGGAGGTAACTAACTGCATTGAAACTGCATTTAATCACATTTAAGTTCCCCTCGTGTATATTTAACTACTGTGTACGTTTGACTCTGTCACTCTTTGTTTCAGATCTGCAACCATCAGTGTCTTTCAAAATAAGACCTAACAGAACTCAACACTTTACATCAACGTCTCTCTCACTAAGCTGTGAGGAGAAGAGGAACTCTACTGGATGGAGActgaagagatacagagagaaagcagTGGAGTCAGAGTGTGTCTCTAACTGGGGATCAATAGCAGGGTCCACATGTACCATCAGGTCCACACGTAAAAAGGACAGTGGAGTGTACTGGTGTGAGTCTGGATCAGGAGAGTACagtaatgctgtcaacatcacagTGAATGGTACGTCTGTTGTACAACAGTCACTAACGTTTTTTATATTACAATGTATGATAATGATGTTCAATTCTTTAACTGAATGGTTGCATCTCATAAAATACAAGCTCATGTTGGTGATTACTCCAGATTTAcagtattatttatattttttgttacaGTTGGCACTCTGATCCTGGAGAGCCCTCCCTATCCCATAACTGAGGGAGAGTCTATGACTCTCAGCTGTACAAATAGATATCAGGAAACAAACCCGAACCCCAAGGTTGATTTCTACAAAGATGGAGTACTCATCAGGAATGAGACCACAGGAGAGATGACCATCCCTGCAGTATCCAAGTCAGATGAAGGCTCCTACAAGTGTAAATCTAATGAAGGAGAATCACCAGAGAGCTGGGTGACAGTGAGAGGTGAAAAAAACTTTTATAATCACATGGCCTTTTCATAATATCTGTGGTCATCAGTCATTTGTAGTGTTAAAAAGCATGCTGTAGGTTTGGAGTTACAAGCTCAGGCTGGTCATCTGATCTGAAGTCAGATGTCAAATATATATTCACTTTGTCCACTACTTTATTCATTTTCTACAACTACCTCAGAACCTGATAGTGATTTGCtgttctctctccaggtgtaACTCCTGGACCCTCTACATCAGTCCTAGTAGGAGTGGTTGTGGGCCTGGTTGTTCCTGGTGTTCTTCTGGCCATTCTCCTGGTACTGCTGTGTCGATATAAAAAAGCCGGAGGTGAAACTTTCATCAATTCACATTTATCTTTTTAGTTCATGTTTAGGAGAAAAATGTCTAATTACAAAAGTTTAAAACAATAACGAATTGATACAGTAATATACTATTGTCGTGTCTTTGTctatgccagattgattgctatgacatgctattctataaaataatttctccgtaattaatattacctgattgaactaatcatgtaaatattaattaactagagagggacaccacaaaataatatttatagagctgttatctttcgaataaactcttaaagatttagtaatattttactaaatagcagtcacatgaatcgtcattttattcagtctcagctgaaagttgtaagtccttggttatctgcaagaatcctggctaacaagttgaatcagcaatacaaaattgggtttaattatttatttactaaatacctaactaatcacacagaatcacacatatacaattaaatcataacttgatcacaaattacgtcatacagaaaacgtccctagcgggcggaatagatatgacagcttgctacacaaagggaaggggcgggattttagtgaaagagcgggaggctggaacataggcgagctgtgctgtcgtaaatacagtatctgatgcattctaaattaccgcccatttgaaaaagaaaatgcaataaatatttactctgagctgcgcttcagtaggttggtggtagatggaagaccgtatcgccaacccgagtcctctgtcctttggagaatgtctctggtagtcacgggatacgttgtagtaacgttgtgggtagtagacgggatactcggactgtccttcctaacctgcgtttgtagcagctgttgccaactcaacggctaggagatatcacttctgtagtgaacacgagttcaaagttcataccattcacaatcaaagtccatgctgatgttggcctagttctgtagttattgtctgaaccattctgacacagGACCGTCATCCTGGTGTatccggaacaggaagttatattcttgtcactggctttatatagtggagggagaggggtgtgtctgaaaagtttgtaacccatgcctcttcacaggggcgggccactgtgagcagaggaaaacttatgaaagtacagatctctcatttggaagctaaaattacatttcacctcttcacaaataatgtcatattcaaacatttcaattaaacaacaattccatgtgaatccgatacctctgacgtttagacttttcacagtagagtttatgtcattctatcattgattagaatgtgtcagagggcaaccgaactgacataatataccttaagtaccaccacatatgttcagttggttggattaccagaatatagttcatttcccccaacttctgatgttacccagaagCTCTATGTTAACCCATAggtttccttatgtcac
This is a stretch of genomic DNA from Salvelinus alpinus chromosome 11, SLU_Salpinus.1, whole genome shotgun sequence. It encodes these proteins:
- the LOC139534897 gene encoding Fc receptor-like protein 5 translates to MEHTLLCLLLLLSTHIYSGHSEDDDGKAKAVLTIYPTSSQIFSGESVTLRCNIQRGEVTDWEYTWRKDDVDTISRNHEYEISEVNISDNGNYWCLGKHIDQKKHSEWSDAVRLTVTALPETTLTVNPDPAYNGETVTLTCSVGSDSGWSYTWYKDNSNKVVTLSSRHTTTEATFTISRAAESDQGLYWCQGEIQSRSISSIIRDPVTITVKALPKATLTITPNPAYNGETVTLTCSVGSDSGWRYTWYKDNTKKVVTLSGRHTTTGATFTISRAAESDQGLYWCQGEIQSRPISSIISDPVTITVKERPVAVLTLQPNWSQIFSGETVTLRCDIQGGEEIEYAFYNRGKSVYTKTEPEYRISPAKNGLYTCEGLQKTNGLKHSQTSNAIQLTVLDKPQAVLSVSPQWLNPGDSVTLSCGVKESSTGWRFFWYRTVPYTAGLLSLSDRSYSVEPLSGSGTSEDSYTLIPAGPSHTGGYVCRAGRGDPVYDTLYSEPQFLWSGDLQPSVSFKIRPNRTQHFTSTSLSLSCEEKRNSTGWRLKRYREKAVESECVSNWGSIAGSTCTIRSTRKKDSGVYWCESGSGEYSNAVNITVNVGTLILESPPYPITEGESMTLSCTNRYQETNPNPKVDFYKDGVLIRNETTGEMTIPAVSKSDEGSYKCKSNEGESPESWVTVRGVTPGPSTSVLVGVVVGLVVPGVLLAILLVLLCRYKKAGGSCCNRIFWPPQPQRTNLDPQQDQGSTQGQATDAVYTRLQHGGANIYDTITPSDSNDNDAGAATAGPSEVMYAKIQLKKLDKKKKKMTADPKENPVYSEVKTGKTTAATGLVDVTYAEVDLKQKDKTKKKK